Within Pygocentrus nattereri isolate fPygNat1 chromosome 17, fPygNat1.pri, whole genome shotgun sequence, the genomic segment AGAATCTCCCGAAGATCATCAGTTTCCTCCAAAAGAAGTAAGATGGAGCTTCCACAAAGCTTTGAGTTTCAGAcctaattaataatgattatgatCATAACGAGGGACAAAAGAACAGAGTCTGTTCATTAGACTCTTCCTCAGCAAACATGAACAAACCAAAGGGCAAAAATCTGACCACTGAAGTTAACATAAGGCTGCAGGCTTACTGTTTTAGCCAATAGTGCCAAAGTTAAGGCATTTTCTACACTTTTCTACACAATTTAAACAAAATTGAGCAAAGGTGTCACATTTTATTGAATTGTTAGCCttgtattttcttcattttcttgttGGAGGATGTAGAGACTTCCTTAATAGTGATTTCATGATTGAGATACTGGCGCCTTGAGCTGTTAACTGAGAACCTGTGCACATCCCTACTTACCCTGATAGAAAAATCAGCATGGACCAGCATGGCTTGTCATCAGCAAAATCAACATATGTTGTGTTCTGGATGCTGGTAcactggtcaaccagcatgaccatactgggtgaccagctaaaccagcactagatcAGCAGGGTGGCTACTTTTGTAGGTAGCATAGGTACAGAAAGATGCTCTGGCTGTAGTGCAACAGAAAAGGTAACGTTACTATGCCAGCTAACTTCATCTATTCTACAAAATTTATCGAATGCTGCATCCTTGTGACACCATGGAAGTTCTTGTATGACTTGTGTTTGTTCTAACTTGTTGTTTTCAGTTATTTAGATGGTGATCAGTTCGCCGTGGTCATCAACGTCCCAGCTGAGAAGTGTTCCGCTCGTATAAAACCTGCCCAGAACTTCCTCCCTGATGATTCTGCACAGAAAGTGAAACATGTCATGGCCAGCACTGCAGGGGTTTACAGAGGTCAGCAGCTGATGGGTGCCAGACAAAAACCGATCCATGAAACGAGTAGCTACCACCCTGAATACCTTCTGCTGATTCAGTCGAACCCACCAGAAAACACCTCCTATGATCCACTGCTGAAGGAGCTCCTGGATAAAGACAAACATGGCTGTGTGGTTTTCTACACCTACAACTCTCCATGTGTGAACACCTGCTCAACACCAGAGGGAGTGTATAGCATCCTCCCTGCCCTGGACATGCTCAGGAACCACAAGGGTCCGAAAGCTTTTGTGTTTGGGAAAGTTTGGAAACATAATGTTGGTTTAGTTGATGGAAAGAATGCAGAGCCTCGGCCACTGGCGCACTGTTATCGACTCGGTCGAAGAGTTTACGCTACCATGTCACTTTGGGAGAACTATGAAAGTCAGCTTCGGTGGGAAGCGAATATAATGGAAATGAATGCACGAGTGCGGCTCTACCGCTGTGATGGTGGTCGGTGTGTCCGTTGTGTGTATGAAAGTGAGGCTGATGGGAGGTGCATGCACCCAGTGGACCTGTGACGGAATAAAAGTGTTTGGAATATGTAAAATCAACGAGtgtgcactatatttccaaaagtcttcactcacctatccaaatcattgaattcaggtgtttcaatcacttccatggccacaggtgtataaaaccaagggcctaggcctgcagactgcttctacagacattattAGCCAAGTATTAAAGTGTTCAGATGGGAGACAAAAAAGCTGTAATTTGATATCTGTATCTACTATTGTTGTATCGTCGTAgctatcgctgttgttggaagaaaacctcatatagAGTGTGAATTGTCAACTCAGTGATAAAAATAAAGGCCTGACTGTTTACATTTCTTCATTTGATCCAGATTTACTTCCACTTTCAGCAGCTTCTTCAGTACtgccacagaaaaacaaacacgcTGTGCAGTTTGTTGAGTAATCGCAACTGTTTTTAACTGCATTGCAGCAATTTCCTGTACAGAACTGGTTCACAGtgtagaaatatataaataattgaaTGCTACATGACACCAGTGAAAAGATCTTGGCAAGATAAGATTCAGAAGAAAACCACACCTTGAATATTATGACTcgattaaatatttaatatttaataatatttaatatatttgtgCACCCATGTTCTACACCATATCAGGTCTGATATGACTGGCCTACAACTTACCAGGTCTGTTATGATTGGTCTACAGCTGACAAgatctgatatgattggcctaCAACTTACCATATCTTATATAATTGGCCTAACCCTTTCCAGGTCTGATAGGATTGGCCTACAACTTTTCAGGTATAATATGGCTGGAATACAAATTACAAGGTCTGACATGATTGGCCTACAGCTGacaaggtctgatatgattggcctaCAACATaccaggtctgatatgattggcctaCACCTTACCAGGTCTGATATGACTGACCTACAGCTGACAAGGTCTGATGTGATTGGCCTACACCCTACCAGGTCAAATATGATTTGGCCTTCAACTTaccaggtctgatatgattggcctaCACGTTAACAGGTCTGATATGACTGGCCTACAGCTGACATGGTCTGACATGATTGGCCTATAACTGACCAGGTCTGATATGACTGGCCTACAACTGACAAAGTCTGATGTGATTGGCCTACACCCTTCTACGTCTGATATAATTGGCCTACACCTTACCATGTCTAATATGATTGgtctacacacatacacacacacacacacacacacacacacacacacatatatatatatatatatatatatatatatatatatatatatatatatatatatatatatacatacatacatacatatataccaTAGATGATTTAAACTGGTAAGGAACATTTCTTTGGAAAAGgggaacaaaaaaaatcctaatccttaaaatactgaataaaccAATGATTTTAGTCAGGGTAGTTGAGACTGTGTGAATGTACTCATATTGATGAAAAGTagtctgttctaagctgtaagGTTCTATATCTGTAAACTGGATGGAAATCAGTTTGAAAAAGATCACTGTGAGCACAGTGGGACTTTCATACTCGTTACACCACAGCAGACAATTCAGATATAGGTTGCAATATCAGACCTTTCAGGAAAATAGAAAGGAGAACAGAAATTGCACTGTGTTCATTGAGTAATCACAGTAACTGTTTTTCTGGCTTGTAGGCTGTATATAAAAGCATCCGACTGACATCTCTTCTAATCCAAAGCTTTTAGAAAAACCTGCAACACATCTCAGCAGCTGCAGTGAACAACATGGTAAGAGCTCTCTGTAACACAACTTTATTCTGTAAcgtacagtcatgtgcaaaagtttgaacgccatataacatgttttgttgacttgcAAAAATAAGTTATAATGTGCAGAAAAGTAACTTCAACATGGTGAAATTGACTGgaggtgctcaaacttttgcacgcgTCTGTATGTATTTCACTGTTAGAATTTTTAATCACATCATTGTCTTGTAAAGCATGAATATCAGTGCTAACATTAAACTGTTTTGTCAAAGTTTGTTAGTGAAATCTGAATAGATGCTGTCAGttgattaaaatatttaattgtgaTTGATCACActtgtcttatttgctcaaatttgaccctaaagaaagacgtttccatttaaaaagcagtgcatatTGTTAttaagaccacctccttgtttctacactcattgtctattttatcagtttcacttactgtatagctgcactttgtagttctacagtttcagactgtagtccatctgtttctctgatactctgttaccctgttcttcagtggtcaggacccccatggaccctcacagagtaggtactatttgggtggtggatcattctcagcactgcagtaacactgacgtgatggtggtgtgttagtgtgtgtcgtgctggtacaagtggatcagacacagcagtgctgctggagtttttaaacactgtgtccactcactgtccactctattagacactcctacctcgtcagtccaccctgtagatgtaaagtcagagatgacagctcatctgctgctgcacagtttgtccttgtcatcctctagtccttcatgagtggtcacaggacgctgttggctgaatatttttggttgttggaccattctcagtccagcagtgacacagaggtgtttaaaaactccagcagcactgctgtgtctgatccactcagaccagcacaacacacacttacacaccaccaccacatgagtgttactgcagtgctgagaatgaaccaccattcaaatagtacctgctctgtgagggtccatggggctcctgagcactgaagaagaGCAAAGAATAAAGtatggagagaaacagatggactatagtcaaTACTgtaaatcatatatatcattcatatggacagtgagtgtatatatgatatatatcatCCATCCAGTGAGTGGTTCAGCTCCTCCGTGACTGTAGCCTCTCACTTCTTTTTGTAGTGCAGGTGGAGCTCCACCaagctgttgcttttgttagtttgctgcttgttgatttatccataggtCTCCTGAGAACATCTGTCCAGTGTAGCAAGCTGAAGATGttgatttaaaaacacacttaaagatatttaagtatattatCTCAGTAGCGGCTGATGTTTGgtgtgcattttgtttgttttggtcaggTGCGTTGTGGAGTGCTGGTGGGACTTGTCCTGCTCTCCATGCTCTCTCCTGGTGCCTGGGCTCAGATTGCAAATCTCCCAGACATCATCAGCTTTCTACAGGCAAAGTGAGCTATAAGCTTTTAAATGAGCTTCACTGAACTTCATGCTTCAGACCTGATTAATAATGGCTATGGCTAATACACAGTCATAATATTGATTACTTTAGAATCTCTTTGTTTCACGTTTTAAGAGTCAGGGAAGGTAACTGCAAAAGCAAAACTTGCTAACATTCATTCATGTTCTTAAACCGCTTGATCCACATTGGGCTGTAGAAGCAGTAGGcaaagcagagaatcccagatggcCCTGTCCCCCCAATTTCCTCCAGCTCGTTGTGGGGGATACAGAGTAGCTCCCAttccaacttggagatataatccctccagcgggttcTAGGATGACCTCCTAGTAAACCTCCAATAGGAGGCGTTCAGGGGGGCATCctgatcagatgcccaaaccacctcaactggctcctctcagtgtggaggagaagtggctctactttgagctcctcctggatgaccgagctcctcaccctgtaGAACCACCCTGAGAAGAAAGTGTTTACGCCACTTGTATCTaagatctcattcttttggtcattaccaaAAGGTCATCTGACCACAGGCAAGTgttgggatgtagactgaccggtaaacagagagctgcgccttatggctcagctccctctttacaactacagtctggtacagtgaccgtaTCACTCACCATCCCTCTTCACATCACTCGTGAAGaccccaagatatttaaactcctccacttgaggggAAGGTCCTCTCTCCTTAACTGGAATGGACATGCTACCCCTTTTCTGGGCTAGAATCACAATGCTTGGCCAGTGATAGGTCAGTGATAATAGGAACATTTTGTTTGATATGGGATGTAGGTTAAGATTCCAAGTGAAATTACAACATTAAACAAAGTGTTCAGAGTAAGGATGTGAATTTTAGCAAATTATTTTGATCTGAACCAGGTTGTGTTAGTGCTATAAGGTATGTTTAGGATGGTTTCATCTCTGCTGTGTCCCTTTATCAATGGCTTCGGCACTATCGTCTAAAATTAAGAGTCAAGAGGTCAACACCACTGACTCCAGCAGCAGGAGCCAAGAGTAGAAGTGGACTCCAGATACACCACCAAGTGGCTTCTTGAAGTTACGCTCTGGCGCCCTCATGTGTATGACTCAGAAATGGTCCTCAAGTAGAATGAAAAACTACCACCTATTCAAAAATTCCAGAAATTCAAATATTGTTCAAACATTCAAATCTTTTAGCagaaattaaattacatttttgacaaAGTTTTTTAAGAAAGAAAGTTCTGGCTGTGGTAGACACAAAGGGTGAGGATACTTCaatatgtagttatgagagaaAATCAATAGGGAGtcaggagacaaaaaaaaaaacaatgagcaGATTCTTTTCACAGTAATAAGCCATagaattaatattattattttattttcagccCACAGACCTTCTAGTCCAACACTTTGCAAGAAGGCAGCAGAACTAATAGCCTCTGAAAGTCTGTACattcaaatatttcaaatattttcagttCTAATGATCAAATCACCTCCGCCAAAGGAACTTTGGTCCCTTCAATGTTTAATGCAAAGTTACAGCTTTGTTTTGGTGCCATAATTATTATGCCCCAAATTTTCTCTGTTTGTAGTTATGGAGGTGGAGGCCAGTTCGCTGTAGCCATCAATGTCCCAGCTTCTAAGTGTGCCTCTGGTGTAAAACCTGACCAGAACTTCCTCCCGAATGATGGTGCACAGAAAGCGAAAGGGGACATGGCTGGTCCTTCCAGAGTTTATATTGGTCAACAGCTGATTGGTGCCAAACCAAAACCAATGCCTAATAACCCAAAGATCAACTACCACTCTGAGTACCTTCTGCTGATTCAGTATGACCCACCAACAATATCTCCTGATGATCCACTCATGAAGAGGCTCCTGGACTCAAACCCAACGGGCTGTGCAATTTTCTACACCTTAAACTCTCCCTGTGTGAACACCTGCTCAACACCCAATAAGCCTTACAGCATCATCCCTGCACTCAACATATTTCAGAACCATAAAGGTCCTAAATCTTTCGTTTTTGGCCAGGTTTGGAAGCATGATGTAAACACGACTCAGTGGGAAGCGAATATGAAGGAAGTGAATGCTAGAGTGCCACTGTACCGCTGTGATAACGCTGGCTGTACTCTCTGTGTGAATAACAATAATGTGATTGCTGCTCGGTGCAAATACTAGCATTATGGGTAACTGCATTCTTTTAAGTTTCAGCTAAAAGAGATAagataaatttaaaaataaaaatagctctTACTGGTACATGTACTTGATCAGCTTTTAAATTTATCAATAAATACTGCTGCATCGAACTAGttatttgtttgtctgtttgcttTGGGTTTCTAAGTAATTTTGCTTCTGTTTCTAGACCTGCCCATGTACCACAGTCCTTGATCCCCGTAGATGGGTAGAGCAGGCTAAATCAATACTCAAGCAAAAGCACTGACACTTGGGTAAAATAACAACACAAGTAAAAGTACCTTCAAATAAaaccacttgagtaaaagtacaaaagtatcagGTCAAAAAATTACTTGAGTGCTGAGGAACTGCAGAGGAACTTCTTTGTAAATCCAGCACCTATCAGAATAGTAACTGAAGTTTGCGTGGCTCTATTTTTCAAGTTTTGGGTTATGGTCAAACTATAAAATCTGACATGGCATCAAAGTGCTAAACACAGGAATCCCAAGGAGTTATAgtttctaggctatgaaggaccaactgggtgaaccaattCACTAGAGCGCCATCCTGAAAATctcaaaaaaattatatatatatataaaatgaggCTGTGTTGTCGATTGAGGAATATTAAATGCCCAAATCCAGACTCAGTGAAGCTCATCGTTTATCTGCTTCACCTGCAATAAGTTTCTGTCTTTGGTGTTACCAACTAACTAGatctgcagctctgctctgcctcagggtggtgctgtagcaGAATGGTTCACCCaattggtccttcatagcctagaaacTGTAACTCTGCCTGGATTCCCCTGAAAACCTTTACAAtgtgctgcagcagatctgCAAATCTGAAAACTCGCCCAGTTTCTCAAGAATTTGGACtgaagagtgactgttcctcctttctcccactgaagacagaagaggagacaaggaagatctcagttaatatGTGGAAGAGCGTAGAACCACACTAGAGCAGAGACTTTACAGAGGAACAGCTGATAAAACAATCATCTTACTGCCATTGAAGCAACAGCGCCGTTAAGGTGAGTGAGTTAGAAAGCTGGAGAggccagccaacatgggaccccccTGAATAGCAGGGGGTATTTCGCACACTGCATGCCACCAATCACGAAACAGTAAAGATGATGTCAACAGCACAACAGAATGTTGTTGAAATTACTCAGATCACAAATCCATCATGaagtacttgagttaaagtaacTAGTTACTACCCTCCTTTTTTCATCCCTCACCATGTGACAGCACCATCAGTCTGAGGCAGTGAAGATGAGTACCAtcttcactgcttcactgcaGATCCAAAACTGCCCACAGACCTCTACTGAAGGCCAATAAGAGGCCTGCGAGAGGTAAATGTCCTTTTATATTGCTCAGGTTGGCCAGTGAGGTATATGTTTAAGTGATATAACATAATTATACTATTAGTAAAATGCTTACATAATAAATTACCTTTATTAGGCTATACACTCACTAtacattctcctctgacctctcacatcaacaaggcattttcgtccacacaactgaccgctcactggatatttcctctttctcggaccgttctctgtacaaccctagagatggttgtgtgtgaaaatcccagtagatcagcagtttctgaaatactcagaccagcccgtctggcaccaacaaccacgccacgttcaaagtcccttaaatcccctttcttccgcaatctgatgctcagtctgcacttcagcaagttgtcttgaccacctctacgtACCTAAATGCACtgacttgtggccatgtgattggctggttagctatttgtgttaataagcaactgaacataataaagtacctaataaagtggccggtgagtgtagatttgttctgtttatttcaacTTCAGAAAACATGataattcattttctttctgtaaaacagGAAAGAATCagcaaaaacatttcacacttgctgtatgtttttgttATCACCAGTAATTTCTGCAAACTCTAAGGGTTAAAGTGATGTTTCGTAAATGAATGTTGTGGGTTTCCTGGTGGTTAGAACAAGGGAAGAGGAAGAGGTCGAGCTGGGAACACAACTACAGCAAAGATGTTAATTTCCTTCCTGCAACCCTCAACTGCTTTGTCTTCACTTTTCATAACTGCATAATCTTCTGGTCCATCATTTTAGTCCCATAGTTTTACTCATTTATGTTCTTAATTAATGTCTTTTGCTCTATTAAAAGGGTAAAAGTTTTATTCAATAAATAATTGCTTTGTGTGTTTCTAGCTGTCCctaattaaaaggttctttgcctTTTACAATGTACAAGCAGTTTTGGAAGGATTTATACAAGCAGTTATGCATATTCATTAGCTCTTAGTGAAAAATCCTTAgaagcatgaagaagaaccacagAGTGGacccaagactcaaaagaagacAGTCACTAAGACCATGAACCACTGATAAAACTTGAAAGAAGcttcctaagagcatgaggaagaaccactgagaggaaacaagactcaaaaggagaatcTTCCTAAGAACATTAGCAAGAATCACTCAGATGAACCAAGACTCCACAGAAGACGCTCCCTAAGAGCACCAGGAAGAACCACTAAGAAGAATGAAGACATATAAGGAGGAACCTCCTGAGAGCAAGAGCAAGGACAACTGAAAAGAACCAAGaccctgagaggaaccaagactcaaaagaagacACTCCATAAGAGCACGGGCAAAGATCACTAAGAGGAAcgaagactcaaaaggagaaacttccAAAGAGCATGAGCAAGAACCACTCAGAAGAACAAAGACTCCACAGAAGACACCCTCTAAGATCATCAGGAAGAACCACTAAGAAGAACCAAGACACAAAAGGAGAAACGTCCCTAGAACATGATCAAGGACCACTGAGAAGAAGCAAGACTCAAGAGTAGACGTTCTGTAAGAGCATAAGGAAGAGccgctgagaggaaccaagactccacAGAAGACACTCTAAGAGTATGAGCCAAGACCACTGACAGAAGAACCACAACTCAAAAGAAGACATCCCATAAGACCATGACCAAagaccactgagaggaaccaagacccgAAAGAAGACACTCCCTAAGACCATGAGCAAGgatcactgagaggaaccaagactcaaaacaaGAAGCTTCCGAAGACCATGAGCAA encodes:
- the LOC108411131 gene encoding uncharacterized protein LOC108411131 — encoded protein: MGCCGVLVGLALFLVLSPATGGRIKNLPKIISFLQKNYLDGDQFAVVINVPAEKCSARIKPAQNFLPDDSAQKVKHVMASTAGVYRGQQLMGARQKPIHETSSYHPEYLLLIQSNPPENTSYDPLLKELLDKDKHGCVVFYTYNSPCVNTCSTPEGVYSILPALDMLRNHKGPKAFVFGKVWKHNVGLVDGKNAEPRPLAHCYRLGRRVYATMSLWENYESQLRWEANIMEMNARVRLYRCDGGRCVRCVYESEADGRCMHPVDL
- the LOC108411136 gene encoding uncharacterized protein LOC108411136 isoform X2 — protein: MVRCGVLVGLVLLSMLSPGAWAQIANLPDIISFLQANYGGGGQFAVAINVPASKCASGVKPDQNFLPNDGAQKAKGDMAGPSRVYIGQQLIGAKPKPMPNNPKINYHSEYLLLIQYDPPTISPDDPLMKRLLDSNPTGCAIFYTLNSPCVNTCSTPNKPYSIIPALNIFQNHKGPKSFVFGQVWKHDVNTTQWEANMKEVNARVPLYRCDNAGCTLCVNNNNVIAARCKY